Proteins encoded together in one Amphiprion ocellaris isolate individual 3 ecotype Okinawa chromosome 14, ASM2253959v1, whole genome shotgun sequence window:
- the vps26bl gene encoding vacuolar protein sorting-associated protein 26B-like, protein MSFFGFGQSADIDIVLNDAETRKKAEHKSEDGRKDKYFLFYDGETVSGKVNVTLKYPGKRLEHNGIKIEFVGQIELYYDRGNHHEFVSLVKDLARPGELTQSQTFDFEFTHVEKPYESYTGQNVKLRYFLRATVSRRLNDISKELDIVVHTLSTYPELNSSIKMEVGIEDCLHIEFEYNKSKYHLKDVIVGKIYFLLVRIKIRHMEIDIIKRETTGTGPNVYHENDTIAKYEIMDGAPVRGESIPIRLFLAGYEMTPTMRDINKKFSVRYYLNLVLIDEEERRYFKQQEITLWRKGDIVRKSMSHQAAIASQRFEGSSHPEKSQSQSTEEDDS, encoded by the exons ATGAGCTTCTTCGGGTTTGGTCAGAGTGCGGACATCGATATAGTGCTGAATGACGCCGAAACGAGAAAGAAAGCTGAGCATAAGAGCGAAGACGGAAGGAAGGACAAATATTTTCTCTTCTACGACGGAGAAACGGTGTCGGGAAAAGTCAACGTTACGCTCAAATACCCGGGAAAGAGGCTGGAGCACAACGGCATCAAGATTGAGTTTGTCGGCCAGATAG AGCTGTACTACGACAGAGGAAACCACCATGAGTTTGTGTCTCTGGTGAAAGACTTGGCGCGACCAGGAGAGCTCACACAGTCACAGACGTTTGACTTTGAGTTCACACATGTGGAGAAACCCTACGAGTCTTACACTGGTCAGAACGTCAAATTACG CTATTTTCTGAGGGCAACAGTGAGTCGGAGACTGAACGACATCAGCAAAGAGCTGGACATTGTGGTTCACACACTCAGCACCTACCCTGAGCTCAATTCCTCCATCAAGATGGAAGTGGGGATCGAAGACTGTCTACACATAGAGTTTGAGTACAATAAGTCCAA GTATCATCTAAAAGATGTGATTGTAGGGAAGATTTACTTCCTGCTAGTAAGGATTAAGATCAGACACATGGAGATTGACATCATCAAGCGGGAGACAACTGGAACAGGACCCAACGTCTACCATGAGAACGACACTATAGCAAAGTATGAAATCATGGATGGTGCACCAGTCAGAG GAGAGTCCATCCCCATCAGGCTGTTTCTGGCAGGCTATGAGATGACGCCCACTATGAGGGACATTAACAAGAAGTTCTCTGTCCGCTACTACCTCAACCTGGTTCTCATCGATGAAGAGGAAAGACGGTATTTCAAGCAGCAG GAGATCACTCTGTGGAGGAAAGGGGACATAGTGAGGAAGAGTATGTCTCATCAAGCCGCCATTGCCTCCCAGCGCTTCGAAGGCTCCTCCCATCCCGAGAAGTCCCAGAGCCAGAGCACCGAAGAAGATGACAGCTAA
- the LOC111570546 gene encoding junctional adhesion molecule 3B-like has translation MAKTRLACLLTLLSTHCYFSVLAVVLRTNNDSPWTDEFDKIELSCLIESISTTNPRIEWKKITNEGPSYVYFDKKISGDLENRAVIREPATLLITNATRSDTAKYRCEVTAADDQKSFDEIVIDLVVRVKPVVPKCSVPKSVPFGKSAELSCVEEEGFPKSQYQWFKNREEIPDDPKTSLKFFNSSYALNAETGTLKFIAVRKEDAGEYFCRAKNDAGYAECAAQKMEVYDIDLLGIILGVLVVVIVLLCITVGICCAYKQGYFSSQKQTGNNYKVPAKGDGVDYVRTEDEGDFRHKSSFVI, from the exons GCTACTTCAGTGTGCTAGCAGTGGTGCTGAGAACAAATAATGACTCACCATGGACAGATGAGTTCGACA AAATTGAGCTATCATGTTTGATTGAGTCAATTTCTACAACTAATCCCAGAATTGAATGGAAGAAGATAACAAATGAGGGACCAAGTTATGTTTACTTTGACAAGAAAATCTCAG GTGACCTGGAGAACAGAGCAGTGATCAGAGAACCGGCCACATTACTGATAACCAATGCCACAAGATCGGACACAGCAAAGTATCGGTGTGAGGTCACCGCTGCTGATGACCAGAAGTCATTTGATGAGATTGTGATTGACCTTGTTGTAAGAG TAAAGCCAGTGGTGCCAAAATGCAGTGTTCCAAAATCGGTGCCTTTTGGGAAGTCAGCTGAGCTGAGctgtgtggaggaggagggcttCCCCAAGTCCCAGTACCAGTGGTTCAAGAACAGGGAGGAGATTCCAGACGACCCGAAGACCAGCCTCAAGTTCTTCAACTCCTCATACGCGCTCAACGCAGAAACAGGAACTCTG AAGTTCATTGCAGTCAGAAAAGAAGACGCAGGCGAGTACTTTTGTCGAGCGAAGAATGATGCAGGATATGCCGAGTGTGCAGCCCAGAAGATGGAAGTCT ATGATATTGATCTTCTGGGGATTATACTGGGAGTGTTAGTAGTGGTCATAGTGCTCTTATGCATAACGGTGGGGATCTGCTGTGCATACAAGCAAGGCTACTTCTCAAGCCAAAAACAGACGGGGAACAA TTACAAAGTTCCAGCTAAAGGGGATGGAGTGGACTATGTCAGGACGGAGGATGAG GGAGACTTCCGACACAAGTCATCGTTTGTGATCTAA